A single Streptomyces sp. 2114.4 DNA region contains:
- a CDS encoding DUF4287 domain-containing protein — protein MSQLFSEETHRNMLSRIPHCTGREISDWLRTVEEGPALFRFDEKVSWLRGEHNLAYGHAKAIVHEHDLRRAARKF, from the coding sequence ATGTCTCAGCTCTTCTCAGAAGAGACCCACCGGAACATGCTCTCCCGTATCCCGCACTGCACCGGCCGGGAAATCTCCGACTGGCTCCGCACCGTTGAAGAAGGCCCCGCTCTCTTCCGTTTCGACGAAAAGGTCAGCTGGCTCCGTGGCGAGCACAATCTCGCCTACGGCCACGCCAAGGCAATTGTCCATGAACACGACCTCAGGCGCGCCGCGCGCAAGTTCTGA
- a CDS encoding Bax inhibitor-1/YccA family protein, whose protein sequence is MRSSNPVFSRRGFSRATGYAGFNAPPQAGAAANPYAGANPYAQGGNPYAQDQQQVTQAPPQYSPQTRPMTMDDVVMRTGMTLGTLIVGATAGWLFLTGSLGFAFGAGLVAMVLGVIQSFKRTPSPALILGYAGLEGLFLGALSGFINDLPKLHGAPMQAVLGTMAVFVAMLVAYKTRIIRVTARFTRFVIIAGLGFFLLSMVNVLFMVFSGGDGLGFRSGGLGIVFGVVGVVLGALFLALDFKQVEDGVAYGAPREESWLAAFGLTTTLVWIYVEMLRLISILRGD, encoded by the coding sequence ATGAGGAGCAGCAACCCGGTCTTCTCGCGACGGGGGTTCAGCCGCGCCACCGGCTACGCGGGCTTCAACGCACCGCCGCAGGCCGGGGCCGCCGCGAACCCGTACGCCGGAGCCAACCCCTACGCGCAGGGCGGCAACCCCTACGCCCAGGACCAGCAGCAGGTAACCCAGGCACCGCCGCAGTACAGCCCGCAGACCCGCCCGATGACGATGGACGACGTCGTCATGCGCACGGGCATGACGCTCGGCACGCTCATCGTCGGCGCCACCGCCGGCTGGCTCTTCCTGACGGGGAGCCTCGGCTTCGCGTTCGGTGCCGGCCTGGTCGCGATGGTGCTGGGCGTCATCCAGTCCTTCAAGCGCACGCCGTCGCCCGCACTGATCCTCGGGTACGCGGGGCTGGAAGGCCTCTTCCTCGGGGCGCTCAGCGGCTTCATCAACGACCTGCCGAAGCTGCACGGCGCCCCCATGCAGGCGGTGCTGGGCACGATGGCGGTGTTCGTCGCCATGCTGGTCGCCTACAAGACGCGGATCATCCGGGTCACCGCCCGGTTCACCCGCTTCGTGATCATCGCGGGCCTCGGCTTCTTCCTGCTGTCGATGGTCAACGTCCTGTTCATGGTGTTCAGCGGGGGTGACGGCCTCGGCTTCCGCAGCGGCGGCCTGGGCATCGTCTTCGGCGTCGTGGGCGTGGTCCTCGGCGCGCTCTTCCTGGCGCTGGACTTCAAGCAGGTCGAGGACGGTGTCGCCTACGGCGCGCCGCGCGAGGAGTCCTGGCTGGCGGCGTTCGGCCTGACCACGACCCTGGTGTGGATCTACGTGGAGATGCTGCGGCTGATCTCCATCCTCCGGGGCGACTGA
- a CDS encoding bifunctional glycosyltransferase family 2 protein/CDP-glycerol:glycerophosphate glycerophosphotransferase gives MPDVSVVVIVYNDADRLPTAVQSVLDQTLRDVEVVIVDDCSTDRSFEVAQRLAADHPGRARAFQLPENSGGCGEPRNAGIQHTRGRYVMFLDSDDVLEPNACRNMLEAAEKTGADIVSGQCVRLHVDTRNKKRDEWYSWLYSTTRTIDSVTEFPDLFVWDTLSTNKCYRREFLMAHNLRFAKGLFYEDLLFIADAYLAAERITLIPNQVYFWNVYTQGAVKSVTNRRHEMRNYVHRLEVHKRIDAMLAERGLTEMKLAKDIKFLKHDLVLHLRDLPFRDEAYRREFAELSREYLAGVAPEAYEHVQPIQAICAYLLQQGDWANLIPAVDTLINRTKLSSPLAEHDGRIYWCGGHFDDAFGRGVLDVTDLGYHEKPVNQLFLRNQLTGFGEVGRAVSLTGEITNPLGLIPPGARLKGELEFSARRRSLQSFHFPVQELRHEGDAIHWAAVADLTAKLRPLGIVDTIWDVRLRLEVDGVRTTSRLTVADTALSGALPVRPRLTRMVADHLEPHVSAKGHLAFRLVSESRQAERVQELITRGVHGKPGTLAKTGYRKAKALRGKVLSGDNKIRAYHEVFSRLPVKKRTVVFESHLGKQYSDSPRALYEEMRRQGLEFEAIWSYAGSPKGFPKDATLVKRWSLPYLKALAQAEFWVDNQSYPLKLTKRPETTYLQTWHGSALKNMGFDQPALKAQTRQQQAEQQRSLDRFDRFLIRSEHDVHTLARAFRLKEKTLLRVGYPRNDALVRARQREADRGVRERGPLAAKLGIPDDKTVLLYAPTFRKAGGRHGRFELPFDVERFADRFGDRYVLLVRSHYLNHVVLPPTVQGRIIDVSGHHDVTPVLELADGLITDYSSVMFDYALLDRPLVFFTYDYDEYVHEGRGTYFDLLEHAPGPVVRTEDDFHQAIKAFDSQSAEYAESRREFVAKFGEYDQGNAAQSIVDQFFAQWSR, from the coding sequence GTGCCTGACGTCTCAGTAGTCGTCATCGTCTACAACGACGCCGACCGGTTGCCGACCGCGGTTCAGTCCGTGCTGGATCAAACGCTCCGGGACGTCGAGGTGGTGATCGTCGACGACTGCAGCACCGACCGTTCTTTCGAAGTGGCGCAGCGGCTCGCCGCTGATCATCCAGGGCGGGCCAGAGCCTTCCAGCTGCCGGAGAACAGCGGTGGGTGCGGCGAGCCGCGCAACGCCGGCATCCAGCACACCCGGGGCCGCTACGTCATGTTCCTGGACAGCGATGACGTCCTGGAACCCAATGCGTGCCGGAATATGCTGGAGGCCGCCGAGAAAACCGGCGCCGATATCGTTTCCGGTCAGTGCGTACGACTGCATGTGGACACCCGCAACAAGAAGCGGGACGAGTGGTATTCCTGGCTGTACTCCACCACCCGGACCATTGATTCCGTAACGGAATTTCCGGACCTGTTCGTGTGGGACACCCTCTCCACCAACAAATGCTACCGGCGCGAATTCCTCATGGCGCACAATCTCCGCTTCGCCAAGGGATTGTTCTACGAGGACCTGCTCTTTATCGCCGATGCTTACCTCGCCGCGGAACGCATCACCCTGATCCCCAATCAGGTCTATTTCTGGAATGTCTACACGCAGGGCGCCGTGAAGTCGGTGACAAACCGCCGGCACGAGATGAGAAATTACGTCCACCGGCTGGAGGTCCACAAGCGGATCGACGCCATGCTGGCGGAGCGCGGTCTCACCGAGATGAAGCTCGCCAAGGACATCAAATTCCTCAAGCACGACCTGGTGCTGCATCTGCGGGATCTGCCGTTCCGGGACGAGGCCTACCGCCGGGAGTTCGCCGAGCTCTCCCGGGAATACCTCGCCGGCGTGGCCCCCGAGGCGTACGAGCACGTCCAGCCGATACAGGCCATCTGTGCGTATCTGCTCCAGCAGGGTGACTGGGCCAACCTGATCCCGGCCGTCGACACGCTCATCAACCGCACCAAGCTCTCCTCGCCGCTCGCCGAGCACGACGGCCGGATCTACTGGTGCGGGGGCCACTTCGACGATGCGTTCGGGCGCGGTGTGCTGGACGTGACCGACCTCGGCTACCACGAGAAGCCGGTCAACCAGCTGTTCCTGCGCAACCAGCTCACCGGCTTCGGCGAGGTGGGCCGGGCCGTCTCGCTGACCGGCGAGATCACCAACCCGCTCGGCCTCATCCCGCCCGGTGCGCGGCTCAAGGGCGAGCTGGAGTTCAGTGCCCGGCGGCGCAGCCTGCAGTCCTTCCACTTCCCGGTGCAGGAGCTGCGCCACGAAGGTGACGCCATCCACTGGGCGGCCGTCGCCGACCTCACCGCGAAGCTGCGCCCGCTGGGCATCGTCGACACCATCTGGGACGTACGGCTGCGTCTGGAGGTGGACGGCGTGCGCACCACGAGCCGGCTCACCGTCGCCGACACCGCGCTGTCCGGGGCGCTGCCGGTGCGGCCGCGGCTGACACGCATGGTCGCCGACCACCTCGAACCGCATGTCTCGGCCAAGGGCCATCTGGCATTCCGCCTGGTCAGCGAGAGCCGGCAGGCCGAGCGCGTACAGGAACTGATCACCCGCGGGGTGCACGGCAAGCCGGGGACGCTGGCCAAGACCGGCTACCGCAAGGCGAAGGCGCTGCGCGGCAAGGTCCTCTCGGGCGACAACAAGATCCGCGCCTATCACGAGGTGTTCAGCCGGCTGCCGGTCAAGAAGCGCACGGTGGTCTTCGAAAGCCACCTGGGCAAGCAGTACAGCGACAGCCCGCGCGCCCTCTACGAGGAGATGCGCCGGCAGGGCCTGGAGTTCGAGGCGATCTGGTCGTACGCGGGGTCCCCCAAGGGCTTCCCCAAGGACGCCACGCTCGTCAAGCGCTGGTCACTGCCCTACCTCAAGGCACTGGCCCAGGCCGAGTTCTGGGTGGACAACCAGAGCTATCCGCTCAAGCTCACCAAGCGCCCGGAGACCACCTACCTCCAGACCTGGCACGGCTCGGCGCTGAAGAACATGGGCTTCGACCAGCCGGCGCTGAAGGCGCAGACCCGGCAGCAGCAGGCGGAGCAGCAGCGTTCGCTGGACCGCTTCGACCGGTTCCTGATCCGCTCCGAGCACGATGTGCACACCCTCGCCAGGGCCTTCCGGCTCAAGGAGAAGACCCTGCTGCGGGTGGGGTACCCGCGCAATGACGCGTTGGTACGCGCCCGGCAGCGGGAGGCGGACCGGGGGGTGCGTGAACGCGGGCCGCTGGCGGCCAAGTTGGGCATTCCCGACGACAAGACCGTGCTGCTTTACGCGCCGACGTTCCGTAAGGCCGGCGGCCGGCACGGGCGCTTCGAATTGCCCTTCGACGTGGAGCGTTTCGCCGATCGGTTCGGCGACCGCTATGTCCTCCTGGTGCGTTCGCACTACCTCAATCACGTGGTGCTGCCGCCGACCGTGCAGGGCCGGATCATCGACGTATCGGGGCACCACGATGTGACCCCGGTGCTGGAGCTGGCCGACGGGCTGATCACCGACTATTCCTCGGTGATGTTCGACTATGCGCTGCTCGACCGGCCGCTGGTGTTCTTCACCTACGACTACGACGAGTATGTGCACGAGGGCCGTGGCACCTACTTCGATCTGCTGGAGCACGCACCGGGCCCGGTGGTCCGCACCGAGGACGATTTCCACCAGGCGATCAAGGCCTTCGACTCGCAGTCCGCGGAATACGCGGAGAGCCGCAGGGAATTCGTCGCCAAGTTCGGTGAATACGACCAGGGCAACGCCGCCCAGAGCATCGTCGATCAGTTTTTCGCGCAGTGGAGCCGTTGA
- a CDS encoding glycosyltransferase, with product MTESYAAEPRDIFFVSNSVNEVGGVTSWSHQMARLFSERGHRVHLIGVVPPPEGRVHELAADLPFKTTTLYSEHPPSVHPARGLKGRLNLVEQRRRAAREAGMHEQAGKMSALFRAAAPGGVVIVTQVWAMEWVALADTAGLSVIGMSHESFETCRKSSRFARVKRFYANVDRMLTLTREDADRWIRQRMDNVGFMPNPLPFFPEVPSDRSHKCVVSIGRLHEEKGVDLLLEAWAKVAPQHPDWTLRIYGSGEEEEALRKQAADLGVASTVAWMGRTSDVPGALRESAVFALSSRGEGFPLAPMEAMATAVPCVAFDVAPGVHEIISDGVDGLLAPPGNITEFARHLDTLMSDKDLRDTMGEAARENIQRFSTDEIVGCWESLFALVER from the coding sequence ATGACCGAGTCGTACGCAGCCGAGCCGCGGGACATCTTCTTCGTCTCCAACAGCGTCAACGAGGTGGGTGGCGTCACCAGTTGGTCGCACCAGATGGCGCGCCTGTTCAGCGAGCGGGGCCACCGGGTGCACCTCATCGGCGTGGTGCCGCCCCCGGAGGGGCGGGTCCACGAGCTGGCGGCCGACCTGCCGTTCAAGACCACCACGCTCTACTCCGAGCACCCGCCGTCGGTCCACCCCGCGCGGGGCCTCAAGGGCAGGCTCAACCTCGTCGAGCAGCGCCGTCGCGCTGCCCGCGAGGCCGGTATGCACGAGCAGGCGGGCAAGATGAGCGCGCTGTTCCGGGCGGCCGCGCCGGGCGGCGTGGTGATCGTCACGCAGGTGTGGGCGATGGAGTGGGTGGCGCTGGCCGACACCGCGGGTCTGAGTGTGATCGGTATGAGCCATGAATCCTTCGAAACCTGCCGTAAGTCGTCGCGCTTCGCCCGGGTCAAGCGGTTTTACGCGAACGTCGACCGGATGTTGACGCTCACCCGGGAGGACGCCGACCGCTGGATCCGGCAGCGGATGGACAACGTCGGCTTCATGCCGAACCCGCTGCCGTTCTTCCCGGAGGTCCCCTCGGACCGCTCCCACAAGTGTGTGGTCAGCATCGGCCGGCTCCACGAGGAGAAGGGCGTGGACCTCCTGCTGGAGGCCTGGGCCAAGGTCGCGCCGCAGCACCCCGACTGGACGCTGCGGATCTACGGCTCCGGCGAGGAAGAGGAGGCACTGCGCAAGCAGGCCGCGGACCTGGGAGTCGCGTCCACGGTCGCCTGGATGGGCCGGACGTCCGACGTGCCGGGCGCACTGCGGGAGAGCGCGGTCTTCGCCCTCAGCTCGCGCGGCGAGGGCTTCCCGCTGGCCCCCATGGAGGCCATGGCGACGGCCGTGCCGTGTGTGGCGTTCGATGTGGCACCGGGCGTCCACGAGATCATCTCGGACGGCGTGGACGGCCTCCTCGCTCCCCCGGGCAACATCACCGAGTTCGCCCGGCATCTCGACACCCTGATGTCCGACAAGGACCTCCGCGACACCATGGGCGAAGCGGCCCGGGAGAACATCCAGCGCTTCTCTACGGATGAGATCGTCGGCTGCTGGGAGAGCCTGTTCGCTCTCGTGGAGCGCTGA
- a CDS encoding beta-ketoacyl synthase has protein sequence MTENRQVLVTGVGAMTPVGADASSSWSGLLAGKSGVRALEEEWATDLPVSVAASLTEDPAAALPRTEARKLDRSEQLAIRVSREAWQDAGAPEVEPERLAVVIGTGTGGVLTTLGQDDLFEKSGARRLSPFAVPMLMPNGPAAWVSMDLGAKGGARTPVSACASGAEALAMGLDLLRAGRVDVVVAGGVEACLHPFTLAAFAQMKALSTQSADPESVSRPFDVARSGFVMGEGAGIMVLERAGFARARGATAYGTLAGSAVSSSANHITASDAAGQVHAIELALRDAELTARDIGHVHAHATSTESGDLAEAEAIGRAVGTHASVTATKSMTGHMLGASGAVGALAALLALRDGVAPAVRNLDTLDPRIDLDVVRGENRAGRWNAALANSFGFGGHNVSLVFTT, from the coding sequence ATGACCGAGAACCGTCAGGTGCTGGTGACGGGTGTCGGAGCGATGACTCCGGTCGGCGCCGATGCGTCATCGTCCTGGTCGGGGCTGCTGGCGGGGAAGTCCGGGGTGCGCGCGCTGGAAGAGGAGTGGGCCACGGATCTCCCGGTGAGCGTCGCGGCCTCGCTCACCGAGGATCCGGCCGCCGCGCTGCCGCGTACGGAAGCCCGGAAGCTGGACCGCAGCGAGCAGTTGGCGATACGCGTCTCGCGCGAGGCCTGGCAGGACGCCGGCGCGCCCGAGGTCGAGCCCGAACGGCTGGCCGTGGTCATCGGTACCGGCACCGGCGGTGTGCTGACCACCCTCGGCCAGGACGACCTCTTCGAGAAGTCCGGGGCACGCCGGCTCTCGCCGTTCGCGGTGCCCATGCTCATGCCCAACGGACCGGCCGCCTGGGTGAGCATGGACCTGGGCGCCAAGGGCGGGGCCAGGACGCCGGTCAGCGCCTGTGCGTCCGGTGCCGAGGCGCTGGCGATGGGCCTCGACCTGCTCCGTGCCGGGCGGGTGGACGTGGTGGTCGCGGGGGGCGTCGAGGCCTGCCTGCACCCGTTCACCCTCGCCGCCTTTGCCCAGATGAAGGCGCTCTCCACGCAGTCGGCGGACCCGGAGTCGGTCTCCCGCCCGTTCGATGTGGCCCGCAGCGGCTTCGTCATGGGCGAGGGCGCGGGAATCATGGTCCTGGAGCGCGCCGGGTTCGCCCGGGCCCGCGGCGCGACGGCGTACGGCACGCTGGCCGGCAGCGCCGTCAGCTCCAGCGCGAACCACATCACGGCGTCCGACGCGGCAGGCCAGGTCCACGCCATCGAACTGGCCCTGCGCGATGCGGAGCTGACCGCGCGGGACATCGGCCATGTGCACGCCCACGCCACCTCCACCGAGTCCGGCGACCTGGCCGAGGCCGAGGCGATCGGCCGCGCGGTGGGCACCCATGCCTCCGTCACCGCCACGAAGTCCATGACCGGCCACATGCTGGGTGCCTCCGGCGCGGTGGGCGCGCTGGCGGCGCTGCTGGCGCTCAGGGACGGCGTGGCCCCCGCCGTCCGCAACCTCGACACCCTCGACCCGAGGATCGACCTGGACGTGGTGCGGGGCGAGAACCGGGCCGGCCGCTGGAACGCCGCACTGGCCAACTCCTTCGGTTTCGGCGGCCACAACGTGAGCCTGGTCTTCACCACGTGA